Part of the Nitrospinota bacterium genome is shown below.
GTGGCAATGAAATCACCCGATCCGGTCTGGAATCATTAGCCGTTTCGCCAAATCTTGCATCCCTCAAAAAGCTCGACCTGCGTCGCAACAAATTTAAAATGGAAGACGGTCTTTTCCTGCAGGATTCTCCCCGCTTTAAAAAACTCGAAACCCTGCGGTTTTAAATTTTCGAAACTTTTATACTCTTCTCAAAATACGCTTGAGTTCAAATAAGGGTGTCTGCCCAAAACTCTATTCCACATCCCAGCCTTTGCTCTTCATGCAGTAATCGTAGATTTCCTTGTGCTTTCTTTCCCAGGTAATTCCGCCCTGCCATTCATCAAATTTAACACATTTGTGACTTTCACAGGATTTGCTTGTGACCGAAGTTCCGTATACTGAACTCATTGAAAACGAAAAAAGGCTTGACGTTAGATTCGTTTGCAGTTAAAAGTATGCTTCCCTGAAAACATTGAATAACCAATTGTTCACGCTTCTCTAACCATAAACAGAAGTGCCTAGAATGGGACATTTTTTATGACAAAGCAATCGGCTGTTAAAAAGTATTCCTTTGAAATAATCGTTTCTTCTCTGATCACAGTCATCATCGCAATTTATTTTGTGTCCCCCCCCCTTGGCCAGGCGCAGGTTGAAACCGCTGAATCCTTAAATAAAAAAGTGATGTCCCTTTACCATGCCGGTGAATATAGAACCGCCTTCCCCCTTGCCATGCGGGTTTTGAATCTCCGCGAAAAAACTCTGGGTCCGAATCATCCTGACGTGGCAGTCGCCTTGCAAACTCTGGCCGGGCTGTATGAGGCTGTTGGCGATTACAAAAATGCCGCTCCCTTCGACAAGCGGGCTCTGAAAATTCTGGAACCCGATGCCGTTATCGAAGACACGCCTGCAACTTAAAAATCTCCAACCACCGTAACTTCTTTCAAATTGTCAGCGTTATTTATCCGTTCACTTGGGAACATTGAGGTCACTGAAGTATTCTTTTTTCAGGAACCGGTTGCCTGAAAGATATTTTACCGGGCAAACAAATAAAAAGATTTTGACGATAGAACGGGCGGCTTTCAACACATCTTCGATCAGCAAATTCATTTTTGCAATCCTTCCCGCAAAAATAATTTCAAAATAGGACGCCGCGACCTGCTTTCGCCTCTCCTCCGTGTCAAACCGGGATTTTATACCTGCGAGTTCCCCGCAATCGAGCCAAAACCCTCCGCATTTGGGACATTGGAACACCTCCACTCCAATCTCCTTGCTGAAAAAATGTCTCAATAACAGGGACGTTGTGCAATGAGGACAAATGGCCTCCACATTCCGAAAAAACCGCACGCCCTCGGCCCTTGGGACATCCAACAGACGCTCTCCGGCACCGATATATTGCCCTTGAAGTTTCTGCACTTCATAATGTCCGAACCACAGCCCTCCACACCCTTCCCTGCAGGCGAAAACCTTAAGGCCTCCTGCCGATTTTAGGGTCAGTTCCTGATGGCATGACGGGCACTTCATTAGCAACTCCCACTTCGGTAAATTTTAGTTCCTAGCAATTCATTCGTCTTTTTTGACAAAACCGGTTGTCGATCCTATATTGTTTCTTGACTGCAGAAAATTACGGGTCTTCCCAAGGAAAATTTTCACCACCATTTAATCAGCCGTGAGGGACCATGAAAAATTCTCACTATTATACGTTCTTGATACTTTGCAGCCTGTTTTTTTTAATCACGGGTTGCGACAAGGGGAAAACCGATTCCGAAGGAAAGAACACGGACGCAAATGAAAAATCCATTGCGGATGTTGCGAGTCGCGTCATTTTGGGGGCGATCACGGCCCCTGACACGGAACCGGGCGCTGCTGAAAATAATGAAGGTGTGGGACATTACAAAGAAGGGCATTGGAAGACATCGGCAAAACACTTCCGGGAAGCTATTACCGCCGGACCTCAATTGGCCGAAGCGCATTACAATTTAGCCTTGGCACTCGACAGACTGGGAGACCACGGGGGAGCGACCCAGCATTTTCGCGAAGCTCTGGAACTTGCTCCTGATAATCCAAAAATCAAAGATTCCAAAATTCTGAAAGAACACCTGGGGATGTAAATAAGCGCTAAAAATAAAAAAATTAAGGGTAGGTCACATTAAAGAACGCAACAAATTGATCTCGTCCGGTTTTCCCCTAAAATCTCGAAAAACCAAAAAACCGCCCTCTACCTTTTCTCGCACGTATTCAATCCCGGTTTTTTCGAGAAATTCTTGATAAGAGGAAAGTTCCTTTTCTTGCAATGACGGAATAATAATTGCGAAATCCTTTTCTTTGACCAGCATTCTATTAATTCTCTCTGCACCATCATTATTTGAGTAATCACCCACTTTGACATTTTTCTGGGTCAAAAACGTAATCATTCCGGCCGTTTCATAATCAGAATAAGCAGAAGAAATTCCTTTTTCTTGGCAAAATTTTATTATCCCATCATAAGGGGAAGACATTCTAATTATGGATAAATCCTTAACAATTCCGTCTTTCTTTGCATTATAAGTATCGGCGGTGGCATAGTATAAAGAATAGGTACTAGCAGTGTTTGTATAAAAATAGTAGGTGTTAACAATTCCAAACCCAAGCCAAATTGCCAGAAAAACGGTAAACTTTTTATTGTGGGCCGGGCGTAAACTATCGAGGTAGAGTGCTCCAAAAACTGCCACCACCCCATGAAGAGGAAGTAAATATCTGACATCGGGACCATTTTTTAAAATCAGAACTGCGGCGCAAATTAAAATGGGGAAAACAGCGAAAACCAATGACGGCTCAAACGTTAGCCTTTTTAGTCGAACGATTTTCCTAATCTCTTGCCATCTGGATCTAAAAAAGAATACAAAGGAGGTGACAATTAATACAGCCACCCCTGCAGCTAAAGCGCCATTGATCAAATTCAAAAGCGTCAAATCAGAACGAAAAATGGAAATTAGAGGGACTCTCACTCCAAGAAATTCTGGGAGGTCATAAAATACCAATTTCCAAAGATAAGCGATTATATTAGTCGGGATCAAATCTACATCAAAACCCTGCCCTCCCTTTTTGGTTTCACCTGTTAAAATGCTTGCGATTCTAGGTGAGATACCAATAAGAAATCCAAAACAACCAATTACTATTAAACGCCCCAAAAAAGCGTTGCTGGTCACAAATAGATTCTTG
Proteins encoded:
- a CDS encoding tetratricopeptide repeat protein translates to MTKQSAVKKYSFEIIVSSLITVIIAIYFVSPPLGQAQVETAESLNKKVMSLYHAGEYRTAFPLAMRVLNLREKTLGPNHPDVAVALQTLAGLYEAVGDYKNAAPFDKRALKILEPDAVIEDTPAT
- a CDS encoding zf-TFIIB domain-containing protein; translated protein: MKCPSCHQELTLKSAGGLKVFACREGCGGLWFGHYEVQKLQGQYIGAGERLLDVPRAEGVRFFRNVEAICPHCTTSLLLRHFFSKEIGVEVFQCPKCGGFWLDCGELAGIKSRFDTEERRKQVAASYFEIIFAGRIAKMNLLIEDVLKAARSIVKIFLFVCPVKYLSGNRFLKKEYFSDLNVPK
- a CDS encoding tetratricopeptide repeat protein; its protein translation is MKNSHYYTFLILCSLFFLITGCDKGKTDSEGKNTDANEKSIADVASRVILGAITAPDTEPGAAENNEGVGHYKEGHWKTSAKHFREAITAGPQLAEAHYNLALALDRLGDHGGATQHFREALELAPDNPKIKDSKILKEHLGM
- a CDS encoding glycosyltransferase family 39 protein is translated as MNIKQPVEKVTPKFRLWLLIFNIIAALLIFLVLVILRLPILINADYFLTYDEAHQALQILNLQEGGPVSFYYDGERYAGIFLGLTAIPFFWLLGVGALAYKLPGTLAYALYVLSTYWIAKKIQPSAALITVLLVIFSSPAILFISSNNWQHNLIIFLGNIIFLCFFKIKESEVSGTGPVLLLGFVMGFAIYSYTYSILYIATIAILYVLSWKHWEVVRNTFSVRKIRARFQDSQSKKRKLVMVLDGVIFVFFAAIIFSYVFGGFGIDIAGHSILQINKLHKPVGQLLVLIIVRVLIFNKDIKSKINWFKNLFVTSNAFLGRLIVIGCFGFLIGISPRIASILTGETKKGGQGFDVDLIPTNIIAYLWKLVFYDLPEFLGVRVPLISIFRSDLTLLNLINGALAAGVAVLIVTSFVFFFRSRWQEIRKIVRLKRLTFEPSLVFAVFPILICAAVLILKNGPDVRYLLPLHGVVAVFGALYLDSLRPAHNKKFTVFLAIWLGFGIVNTYYFYTNTASTYSLYYATADTYNAKKDGIVKDLSIIRMSSPYDGIIKFCQEKGISSAYSDYETAGMITFLTQKNVKVGDYSNNDGAERINRMLVKEKDFAIIIPSLQEKELSSYQEFLEKTGIEYVREKVEGGFLVFRDFRGKPDEINLLRSLM